A window of Bradyrhizobium sp. AZCC 1610 contains these coding sequences:
- a CDS encoding response regulator, whose translation MDSAPHIAVVDDHRDIRDLVGKYLMQHGYRISLAESAVALRRLLERSALDLVVLDIMMPGEDGLSLCRHLRSTTDLPVILLTAMAEETDRIVGLEVGADDYVSKPFNPRELLARIKAVLRRVQSLPPQKGRLATKVVRFDRWTFEVSRRELVGHDGVAVPLSTAEFRLLCAFLDHPGLVLSRNQLLDLTVGRDADPFDRSIDNQVSRLRKKIEADPKVPALIKTHWGGGYSLAAQVEQP comes from the coding sequence ATGGACTCGGCACCTCACATCGCCGTCGTGGACGATCATCGCGATATTCGCGATCTGGTCGGCAAATACTTGATGCAGCATGGCTACCGCATCAGCCTTGCGGAGAGCGCTGTTGCACTCCGCCGTTTGCTCGAACGAAGTGCTCTGGACCTGGTGGTTCTTGACATCATGATGCCGGGCGAGGACGGACTGTCCCTGTGCCGCCATCTGCGCAGCACCACCGACCTTCCCGTTATCCTGTTGACTGCGATGGCTGAGGAGACCGATCGAATCGTCGGCCTGGAAGTAGGTGCCGATGACTATGTGAGCAAGCCATTCAATCCCCGCGAACTTCTCGCCCGTATCAAAGCAGTGCTTCGACGAGTCCAAAGCCTGCCGCCGCAAAAGGGCCGGCTCGCGACCAAGGTCGTGCGCTTCGATCGGTGGACCTTCGAGGTCAGCCGGCGCGAGTTGGTTGGACACGACGGCGTCGCAGTACCGCTCAGCACGGCGGAGTTCCGCCTCTTGTGCGCATTTCTCGATCATCCGGGCCTGGTCCTCAGCCGCAATCAGCTCCTTGACCTGACGGTCGGCCGAGATGCCGATCCATTCGACAGGAGCATTGACAATCAAGTCAGCCGCTTGCGGAAGAAGATCGAGGCTGATCCGAAAGTACCAGCATTGATCAAGACTCACTGGGGCGGTGGATACAGCCTCGCCGCGCAGGTCGAGCAGCCATGA
- a CDS encoding DUF992 domain-containing protein → MTKATLNRAMLNSLATGCAALALTLTMVPATAQEAGRTRVGTLTCNISPGVGLVVGGQRQLSCIYASARGRAREAYEGTVSTLGLDIGATSGGQLAWAIFAPTTLRQAALAGTYTGATAGGTVGAGASANVLVGGSDRTVIMQPVSVQAQTGVNIAAGVSTLELRPAAAPTGRRAK, encoded by the coding sequence ATGACCAAAGCAACGTTGAACAGAGCAATGCTGAACAGTCTCGCAACCGGATGCGCCGCCCTGGCACTCACCCTAACTATGGTTCCGGCCACGGCTCAGGAGGCCGGGCGAACCAGGGTCGGCACGCTCACTTGCAACATATCGCCCGGCGTCGGCCTCGTCGTCGGGGGACAGCGGCAACTGAGCTGCATCTATGCATCGGCGAGAGGCAGGGCGCGCGAGGCTTATGAAGGCACCGTTAGCACGCTTGGCCTCGACATCGGTGCCACGTCCGGCGGCCAGCTGGCCTGGGCCATTTTTGCGCCGACCACGCTGCGCCAGGCGGCGTTGGCGGGAACCTATACGGGTGCAACCGCCGGCGGCACGGTCGGCGCCGGAGCGAGCGCCAACGTCCTGGTCGGAGGCTCGGACCGCACGGTTATCATGCAGCCGGTGTCCGTGCAGGCGCAGACGGGCGTGAACATTGCGGCGGGCGTATCCACACTGGAACTGCGGCCGGCCGCTGCCCCCACAGGTCGCAGAGCCAAGTAA